ATACATGCGCCTACTCTTCAAGAGAAGATTCTCGAGGCAGCATGGACCCCGGAGTCGACTGCAAAGCCGCTCGAGGCTACCATGTTTGCAGTATACGCACTAGCTGTAGCTTCGATGAAGCCCGCAAGCTGTATCCATCTATTCGGAGAGGGTAAGCAACTGCTAGTAAATCGATACCGCGTAGGAGCGTTGCGAGCTCTATCTATCACTGATTTGCTCTCAACGAGAGACATGGAAGTCTTGCAGGCTTTGACTCTTGTTCTCGTAAGCCCAATCCGTGTCGTATTGTTTGAGACGAAATAACGTTCTGACCTTTTTATTCCACATGATTTTAGATGATTGATCCCCAATCAGAGCTCTCAATTACAGCAGTCGCGCTAGCTATGCGTATTGCTCACAAATTGGGGTTGCATCATGCCGGAAAAGACGCTCATATGCCGTTCTTTGAGCAAGAAATGCAAGTACGCCTATGGTGGTGCATTCGCGGCTTCAACTCGCGCGCCCGCCGGGGCATGGGGCTGTTATCGACTATTGACGACTTGGGCGATGTTCGTCTCCCGATGAATGTCAACGACGCAGATCTGCATCCACTCATGGAGAAGCCCCCCGCAGTTCAGCATACAGCTGCCACAGAGATGGTTTATTGTTTGATGAAATATGACCTCTGGAACTATGTGCGAAAATCCTCTAGATTTTCTGGTGACCCCAACCCAAGAGAAAAGGCTGCCCAGCTGGCCACGTCATCTAGTGTTGAAAGCATGGCAGTGAAAAGAGAGATGCTTGGTCACGTAACTTACCTGCTCCAGGAAAGGTATCTTGCCTACCTTGACCAGAGTATACCACTACACCAGCTCTCGATTGCCTTGGCGGGCCTGACCGTTCACAACCAGCGCTTTTCAATGTTCCATCCTCGCCACCAACCTGAAAGAGGTAGAAACATGTCTCAAGCCGATCAAGATCTTATATTTGAAAGCAGCATCAAGCTGCTAGAGTTAAACCGTGACTTGCGCCAAACAAACTTCTCCATAAACCTGGTGGATCACATGGCGTGCAAAACTCCAGTTGATGCCCTGGTATACATGGCCAGCGAGCTACGACAACGTATCAGTGGCCACCTTGTCGATACTGCGTGGATATTATTAGAGGAATTGTTCAACGAACAATCTATGACACTGCCAGGAGAACATAAATTTTACGCCGCGCTGGCGGACTTGACACTACAGGCATGGGCGGCACGCCGGCGGACACTGGAAGATGCAAGGGACATCGTGCCCacgtttattaaaaagcttcaGGAAACTAGTGAAGCTGTCGATGATATGCCAGGGCCAGCATCAGCTATGGAAAATCTGCAAGCTGGATTTATGGGCGATCTAATGGATGATGAATCTCTAAGTTGGACTTACTGGAATGATCTGCTCCAACTGTGAAGCCTGCGAGTAGAACATTGTCTGAGAGAAGGTTTGTGCAATCTTCGACAACCAAATCTGATATCACTTGTTCTCTGCACTTAAACACATGGTGGACTTCATCTGGTTCTGAATGGATTGATATGATATCACTGCTTTCTAGAAGCCACGTATTAAGCTTACAACTCCACCCTGGGGACATCTCTCCTCTGTTTTTATGATGAATTCTTGTTGAAAATGGCTTTATGaaaggtttttattttattttatttggaGTCCCAGTGGCTCCAATAGAGCTTCCACACACATCACAACTCATACCGAAAGTGTTTCGGACACACTAACCCAGATTAGGAAACACGGGCCCGAGTCCCCGGGCAGCTGTAATAACAGTTGGTGGAAGTCTTTCCCGGAATTCGGAGTTGAGCAGGCAACATATCAGAACCAGTGTCTTCATATGATGCCATGGCTTAATCAAGTAATACAAACCCGGCTTGCCGAAGCGTCCTGTTATACGTCCAGTACAAATAAGTAGAAGAGATATCGCTTCAATTCTCAACATATTGAACAGCTCACATCGCACCAAATACACTCTAAACATGGAGCAAACCAATCTACCAAGTTACTACGCTCGGGGCCACTCCGATTACACCATCGCAACGCATCTAAGACGCAGGGCTGAGTCAGATGCCGCCTTTCTCTTGCCTTACATCAAGCCGACGGACCATATTCTTGATGTTGGCTGCGGGCCTGGTACCATCACCACAAGCTTTGCTAAATATGCTAGCGAGGGCACGATAGTCGGCATCGATATCTCGAAGGACGTGctgcaaaaggcaaagaccTTGGCAGCCGAAGCAAATATTCCCACCCAGGGACCCGGTTCTGTTGTCTTTGAAGAGGGCAATGCTGTAGATGGACTCGCCTATCCCGATAACACATTCGATATTGTCTTTGCCTCTCAGGTCATCGGGCATATGCCAGCGCCAGACACTCCCCTCCAGGCGTTGACTGAGATGCGGCGCGTCCTGAAGCCTGGCGGTATCTTGGCCACGCGCGATGGCATGAACCACCACTTTTATCCGCAGAGCCTCAATCTCGATCAGCTCTGGGGAGCAAACCAATTTCGGGCATCACGAAAGGGTGTTTCTGAAACAgattcaacagcagcaatgatgCCGAACCTCCTTCGCAAAGCCGGTTTCGACACTGACGGCGGCAAAGTCCGTGTTGGCGCTGGAGTTTCAGTGCACTCGGAAGCAGAAACACGCAAAAGGATGCTCTGGCGCGCTAAAGGCCAGCTGCAAAAGGGGGATCCATTCTATCAGAGCTGGGTGGATGCAGGAATCAGTGAAGACGAGATTCAGCAGACCCTGGATGCCGTGGAAAAGTGGTCCGAGGCTGAAGATGCCTGGCTTGTTATTCTGCAGAGCGAGATGCTCGCATGGAAGTAGGAATGTGAACACGGTTCGTAGAATTAGACTAAAATGAAGCAATAAGTTAAGTCATCTAAAGGCTTAATTGTATTTCCTCACACCGTTTTAAGGATTTAGAGATGAGGATAAATAAACACAAGATCAATTCAATATAATTCATAAAAGTCCATTTAATAGTATGCTATTGATGATACTGGAGATTTAGGATCCTTGATTTCTTCTGAACCGTTGATATCGATGTATGAAAGCGGGGATGGAAAGAGGGGATGGAAAGAGTCCTTCGCCAGAGGAGTCGAGTATTGGTGGAGCAGGAGCTGTTAAACAGTAGAAAATGATGAAGGAGCTGAACACGGGATAGGGTCTTATAGATATAGCGCAAATTTGACTTGTTGAATACGATTTCGCCGCTAACTTCTAACTTCATTCGCAGCGTCGGCGTCTGGCTCTATGCCATCTCAGCGTAGAATATGTACATGATGAGGAAGTTTATATGTATAAACTGAATAGGAATCAAGGGCACTTATTCAATAGAatgtgtatgtacatgtatgtaattACTCTGAATCTTTATATACATGCAGTCTGTCAACGGCTATCAGACAATTTTGAGAATATGTACATAGTCCACAAGCCATCGCTTCACTAAATAGACATCCGCTCTTCTGTACTTATGCAGCAATAGACCAAGAAATGTTCTCAATGAGAgtgccatcgccatcgtgaCCACCAAATGCCTGCCACAAGTCCAAACACATATCAATAGACTGCTCGCTGCTGGTGTTTTCATCCGCAATCACAGCCTGTCGAGTAACGCCATTGTGAGTCATGGTGATAATCTTGGCGCAAAGGGGGTTGTCCTGATCCGAGGAACCGTGTGCGTCAAAGATGTGGGAAGGAAGCGCAACCAGAGACATGCTAGAGGGGACCTTGTTGGCAAAGAATGTGCTGAGGCCACAAGCGCCAAAATCCCAGAAGAGTTCTCGGCAGCTGGACGCCGATCCGAACTGGAAGATCGATCCCGGGCCGGAGCCGGAGACGGTAGCTCGCTCGGTGtgttgctcttcttcgatGGGGACTGCAGAGGCAGTGACAGCCAGAGCAAGGCTGACGGCGGATAGCGAGAACTTCATTTTGAGGCTGTCGAAAACGACTCCTTTGTTGTAGAGTGTTTCAAAGAGTTATTCTTGATACCGTTGTTATGATCAATTAATTGTAGCATGAGGTCTATCCAACCCTTATATATGTCGCTGTCCTCTcaaatccatcatcatccaaccGTTTACTGATGCTTTTCGCATTCGATATCATTAACTAAAATCTCACTAACAGCTGTAAATAATTATCCCGGCGCTCATGGATTCTCATATATGTACACTTTGTGGAAATGCTCATTCATCCTTGCCCCTTCTGCATGCTCCGGCAACCTTCGGTGACGATTAGTGGTTCTTCCGATTCACGATAGTTCCGCTCTATGATTACACCCCTTTCCCCTCGTATAGCGCTCCATTTCTCGAGACGAATAAGGCAGCTCAGGGACTCGCCAACGCGTCCCAAACCAGCAGTCGCCTAAgaatattagcttatttataacGCCCTGCATGGAAGATCTTGAAACTTCCTATTTGGGCCTTGGGGCACGTACAACACAAGGCGTTATACGAAGCAAAATTATTTCTCCGtcgatgaaaaaaaaaaccccccggCGTGGGCCGTGCGCGCTGACAAGGGGATATGTTCTACTAGAGTCGAGCCGCACATGGAGTTCTGAGCTGACGAGGCACAGGGATTGTGCCTCTGTGCTCGTCTGAAGCTTGTTTCGTAAACTTATTTGCAACTTTAAGCAATTGTTTAAATGGCTTTACTATGCTACGCATTTTGTCAAATGTCACAGTTATAACATAAGTTTAGTTGCATTTATTGGCCTCTGTCGTGTTCTGTAGTCATATTATGACTGTCTGGAATCATAACTAGTAATACGCTTGATTCCTCTTAGTGCACTTCAGTCTTGGCCACTTACCTCCTCTATGTAATCAAGTGCCTGTAGTTGACTCTTATTGGAGGACTCAGCTTGGACCGATCGAACTCATCAGCAGAATCCTGCCCCTGCGGAGAAGCCGTTGGCTATGAATCGCTTGAACATGCATTAAAGTTTCCGCTTGCAGTATTTATCACTAAACACTCACGGGCTCGCCGTTTCATTACTTGTGCATTAAGTATTACGATATGGATGCCAATAATCCATTCCAATAGCTCATCTTACTGCAAGAGTGCTGTGAGTATCCAATCTGATAACATTTTACGCCCATATTAGTGCATCCCCCCCAATGTTCAAGGTCAAGGTTACTTAAATCTCAGATCGCAAGTAACAGCGCAATACCAGCTAATAATAGTGTCCCACTCACCCGACCAGCCGAAGAAGTCGATTGCTCTGTTGCACCCTGGAGGATCTGGGCGGGCTCATACGTATTGGGCAAGGTGTCGTTCGTCGTACCATTCCAACAATATCTTGTGAAGCAATCTCTGCATACTGCAGGAATACTTGTCCTAGTCCGATCGAAGCTTCGCGACAAAATGGCGCAACCGACGCATGCCGGCCAGTTCGCATCCACTGTGCCATTGCCTCTGGTCGCCATGTTGTACCCATTCTGGATTATCTGATTGCGTTCCTCATCACTATATTTCAAATCGAATGTTGAGACGTTGGAGTGGAACGAGAGGGGAGCATTGGGCAGATAAACGATGAGGGGGCCTGAAGGAGTACCGCTGCCATTGTTGCAGCCGAAAAAGGTAGGCCGGTTATTCAAGCCCAGATTGACAAATGTATTTTGGTCCGGAACATCTGGAAAGCGGTTATCATCAGCAGAAGAGGTTGTGGCTTCCGATCTATTAAAAGTAGCCACCATGGCGGTGCCGTTTGGCCACAGCGTTGCAGTGTCAGCAGAGCCATCGACTGCAAAGATCACATCGACCTTTCGCTCAGGTAGGATGAGGGGATGCAGGGGTATGTTTTGTAAGTCTTCACCGCCGTCCACGAGAGTCAGGTATGTCGTGTTAGCGTTCAGATTTACACTGGAATTATATCCAAAGAATGGATTTGGCCAGCTGGCGATATCCTTGTTATCGTTTCCGATATCTGTGAGCGTATCATTGATGGCGCCAAGCAAGAAGTCTGGCACACCTTCCACCTGTCCAATTTGCAAGAGAGCCTGGTTGAACAAAGAGGACGATGTACCCATTACGAAGCCCGCGTTATCGACTCCAGCGATGCACTCTCCATTTTTGGCAATGGTGCCGTTAGTGAAGTTGGAGCCCACAAATTGAAGCGGCGCAAAAGCCTCGAGGCCTGTGTCGTATGATCCCATCTCCCAAGGGTTAAATTCAAAGATTGTTGAGTTGGCAGCGATTTGAACCTGTCCTGATGTTCTTTCGATAGCCACAATTAAAGGCATGGGGGCTTGAGCGGTTTTGAAGTCTGTGTCATTTGCGATTGATGAAAACGTAACCGCTGTAGAATAGTCAGCGTGTTTTACGAATATCTGGCCAAAGAGTCATACCAGGCCCCCCGTCAGACGGATCAACGAGCTGATAGGATAGCGCTCTGCCCCAATAGTCTGTGATTGACGTGTTGAAACCAGCCTTCTTTTTACCATCCACAGCATCAAAAAGCTGCCTATAGTACTTTATGACATTGAGATCCGAGGGCCCTAAAATCCAACATTAGCAGGCTCTTTAATACAGCATCCAACATAATTCACTGACATACCGTCAAAGATGGACTCGTCAAACTGCCAGAGAGTACTGAGAAATCCGCTGGTAGAGAGGACTATAGACTCAACCGAGGTGAAATTCTGTACGTAAAGGCTGCCGACAAGCCAGCTTCCGCCAGATAAACCACTAAGATACGTCGCTGACTGCAAAAGACCTCCGAGATGGCCGGTCTCTGTCGCATTTGTCGACCTATTGTCAAATGCTGCGAGAGCCCCGGCACCATTCATGAGAGCTCGATAGCCTCCTCCAGAAATAGCGATAGCAACTCGTGGGAGACCTGTGCCGCCGCCACTGGTGAGGTTGTCGATGTATCTACCAGTGTCAATACCGCTAATATTAACACGACTGAGTAGGTCTTTCATTGCCGAGACAGTATTATTTGTGCGTTGAGGTAGCCAATCGGTTTCATTTATCGACAAACCCGTTGCTGGGCGAATTTTCGGCCTGTTAGCCGGACAATCGACCCGGGCTGGAGTATAGCCATCGGGGGCaactgctgcagctctttCTTCGGGAATTAAATAAGCCTGGACGTCTGGAGGAAAATATGAAGCTAAAATGCAATAAATTAGCTGAATCCCCGATTGTTCAGTTACCCGCGTACCAAGAATCAACAAATACGCAGAAACGCCAAGCAGAGCGTGATAGGAGCGAATCATTTTCGGAAAGTTCTGTTGAAAGGATTAAAGAAACTCAATTATGGAGTCTTATTATGATATTGAaggatatttttttactGTCGAGAATCCAGGTTACAGCTCTTGATCGGCTGACCGATAATTTACATAGCTTTGGCTTCCACCAAGCTCACTATCAACATCAATTTGGAATTCAGCATAAAGTCAGTCTGCAATTGATTCGATAGCAGCGATCAAGATATTTTGTCTTTGAAAAAGGCAAGAGGGTGTTGTGGCATTATAACTCGATGCACAGCGATTGATTTAAGGTATATTAGCCTGGCAGCCACAATTTCAGCTTCTAGTCTAGAGCTCAATGAGCTTTACCCCGACAGTGTAAGAATCTCGTCATCGGTATCAGCTTACTGTTTGTCATACAAACAGGCATAATAGTGAGATTCTTTCTTATAGTCATCAGATGGGAAATTGATTTAACTCATCACGAGTATAACAATTGACCATTATCTTCACATAAATAGCAATCATGAACTTTCCACAcggcttttattattatttcacTCTCAAACACCAGTGCATATTTTGAAAAGCCATCGATAATACATCAATAGCAGTAAAGTATAATGATACTGCGCCACATTCCGCTGCCATTCATTTCGGATCTTTCGGGCTGTCTACTATACGCCTCTAGCATGCTAACTGACATGCGCCACAGGTTAATTGCGTGGCCAGCTCAGGCCCAACATCGAAGTGCAGAATTCATCAAACCCGCAGTAAACGGTTTCGAAAGGAAAGCTTGAACAACTCAAAATTCTAGTTGCGGCTTATCTACTGATACTGATGTACATTGATCGACAATTAGCCATCCACATAAACGATGTCATGTTGTCTTTCAATGGCTTTTCGACGCCTTGACAATATTTATGAGCAAAGCCGCTTAATTTAGGGTTCAGTAGCAGAGCGCCAGCCTGATATTCCCTCCTTGGCGATTGGATACTTTAAATAGACTTTTCATTGACACTCTAGAGTCAATATTTAGCTCCAAAGAATCGCTAGTTATTGCAAACATTCAAGTCGGGAAGCAATTGTACCTCGGATATATGGCTAATGGCAATCAGTATGCATAAATATGAGAGTACAAAGAAAGTATGGATCTTCCCGTGTCTTGTACGCTAGAAATATCAAAACATTTGAGAACGCTAAGGAACTTCTGCATGGCCTCAACAATTGGTTGTATTCTAAAAGGAAACGAGCAATCCTTCATATGTAAAAGGGCATGTAATgccaaagagacaaaaaagt
The Trichoderma asperellum chromosome 7, complete sequence DNA segment above includes these coding regions:
- a CDS encoding uncharacterized protein (EggNog:ENOG41), with amino-acid sequence MTSQRRYSCITCARRKVKCDKLSPCSSCSKSQVACIYRDPVPSQRHRKRVTQRDLLAKIQELETILHSNRIPFEALDNSWISSHWKERVAQSPQIHADSVETATTTEVSLQAQFRVNLSQSTHNLLGEQTVAARLWSELPEVLKTPPILRLKQADEEAGNNPTHDDNDLQEPSLFIPTHISITVGQLELHPDPKHTFKLWQIFADNVNPLIKIIHAPTLQEKILEAAWTPESTAKPLEATMFAVYALAVASMKPASCIHLFGEGKQLLVNRYRVGALRALSITDLLSTRDMEVLQALTLVLMIDPQSELSITAVALAMRIAHKLGLHHAGKDAHMPFFEQEMQVRLWWCIRGFNSRARRGMGLLSTIDDLGDVRLPMNVNDADLHPLMEKPPAVQHTAATEMVYCLMKYDLWNYVRKSSRFSGDPNPREKAAQLATSSSVESMAVKREMLGHVTYLLQERYLAYLDQSIPLHQLSIALAGLTVHNQRFSMFHPRHQPERGRNMSQADQDLIFESSIKLLELNRDLRQTNFSINLVDHMACKTPVDALVYMASELRQRISGHLVDTAWILLEELFNEQSMTLPGEHKFYAALADLTLQAWAARRRTLEDARDIVPTFIKKLQETSEAVDDMPGPASAMENLQAGFMGDLMDDESLSWTYWNDLLQL
- a CDS encoding uncharacterized protein (EggNog:ENOG41), producing MEQTNLPSYYARGHSDYTIATHLRRRAESDAAFLLPYIKPTDHILDVGCGPGTITTSFAKYASEGTIVGIDISKDVLQKAKTLAAEANIPTQGPGSVVFEEGNAVDGLAYPDNTFDIVFASQVIGHMPAPDTPLQALTEMRRVLKPGGILATRDGMNHHFYPQSLNLDQLWGANQFRASRKGVSETDSTAAMMPNLLRKAGFDTDGGKVRVGAGVSVHSEAETRKRMLWRAKGQLQKGDPFYQSWVDAGISEDEIQQTLDAVEKWSEAEDAWLVILQSEMLAWK
- a CDS encoding uncharacterized protein (SECRETED:SignalP(1-18)~EggNog:ENOG41), with the translated sequence MKFSLSAVSLALAVTASAVPIEEEQHTERATVSGSGPGSIFQFGSASSCRELFWDFGACGLSTFFANKVPSSMSLVALPSHIFDAHGSSDQDNPLCAKIITMTHNGVTRQAVIADENTSSEQSIDMCLDLWQAFGGHDGDGTLIENISWSIAA
- a CDS encoding uncharacterized protein (SECRETED:SignalP(1-28)) codes for the protein MIRSYHALLGVSAYLLILASYFPPDVQAYLIPEERAAAVAPDGYTPARVDCPANRPKIRPATGLSINETDWLPQRTNNTVSAMKDLLSRVNISGIDTGRYIDNLTSGGGTGLPRVAIAISGGGYRALMNGAGALAAFDNRSTNATETGHLGGLLQSATYLSGLSGGSWLVGSLYVQNFTSVESIVLSTSGFLSTLWQFDESIFDGPSDLNVIKYYRQLFDAVDGKKKAGFNTSITDYWGRALSYQLVDPSDGGPAVTFSSIANDTDFKTAQAPMPLIVAIERTSGQVQIAANSTIFEFNPWEMGSYDTGLEAFAPLQFVGSNFTNGTIAKNGECIAGVDNAGFVMGTSSSLFNQALLQIGQVEGVPDFLLGAINDTLTDIGNDNKDIASWPNPFFGYNSSVNLNANTTYLTLVDGGEDLQNIPLHPLILPERKVDVIFAVDGSADTATLWPNGTAMVATFNRSEATTSSADDNRFPDVPDQNTFVNLGLNNRPTFFGCNNGSGTPSGPLIVYLPNAPLSFHSNVSTFDLKYSDEERNQIIQNGYNMATRGNGTVDANWPACVGCAILSRSFDRTRTSIPAVCRDCFTRYCWNGTTNDTLPNTYEPAQILQGATEQSTSSAGRVSGTLLLAGIALLLAI